A genomic stretch from Rhodopirellula islandica includes:
- a CDS encoding DUF7832 domain-containing protein, whose protein sequence is MDEQARLFGTILAWAANNQHLSADCVEDNPDVLERVRSRSMDSGMFFADIAYALCDGKICDHDFTDAAQEFMSHYIDKNLKQFADDFYGVRGQELPADDSWDAYDRLAAVFDQRFSDWQAHS, encoded by the coding sequence ATGGACGAACAGGCGCGTCTGTTCGGCACCATCCTCGCGTGGGCTGCGAACAATCAACATCTCAGCGCTGACTGCGTCGAGGACAATCCGGACGTTCTCGAGCGGGTTCGTTCGCGATCCATGGATTCCGGCATGTTCTTCGCGGACATCGCGTACGCGCTCTGCGACGGCAAGATTTGCGACCACGACTTCACTGACGCCGCGCAGGAGTTTATGTCGCACTACATCGACAAGAATCTCAAGCAATTTGCTGACGACTTCTATGGCGTCCGTGGTCAGGAACTCCCAGCTGACGACTCATGGGACGCGTACGATAGACTTGCGGCCGTATTCGACCAACGTTTCTCCGATTGGCAAGCTCACTCGTAG
- a CDS encoding SUKH-3 domain-containing protein — MELHANLLPLFTSAGWHSDWQFDVPTRIPRDHPAFNVLGRFGGLHIKPDTDSGVECATADVDIRPLEHRWPTVDRWQSHLATTLVGFAVASDTYEQLWIAADSRIFASNDITDYVGYVGDGFSAAMLNLLTGVRHRPLLAPGETGINYYGEDYHAGDPRIYNWQPSVG, encoded by the coding sequence ATGGAACTTCACGCCAATTTGTTGCCGCTATTCACCTCTGCTGGCTGGCACTCTGATTGGCAATTCGACGTTCCCACTCGAATCCCACGCGATCACCCGGCTTTCAATGTTCTCGGCCGATTCGGCGGTCTGCATATCAAACCCGACACTGACTCTGGTGTGGAATGTGCGACCGCTGACGTCGACATCCGCCCGCTGGAGCATCGCTGGCCAACTGTCGACCGCTGGCAATCACATCTCGCGACCACACTTGTTGGCTTCGCCGTGGCTTCTGACACATACGAACAATTGTGGATCGCTGCAGATTCACGCATTTTCGCATCCAATGACATCACCGACTATGTCGGATACGTCGGTGACGGTTTTAGCGCGGCAATGCTCAACTTGCTTACTGGTGTTCGCCACCGCCCATTGCTCGCGCCCGGCGAAACCGGAATCAACTACTACGGCGAGGACTATCATGCGGGCGATCCACGCATCTACAACTGGCAGCCCAGCGTCGGATAA
- a CDS encoding macro domain-containing protein: MQLQTVDGDLLDQDVDVIVNAWNRNIIPWWLLLPQGVSGAIKKRGGYAPFRELGKLGPIPLGGAVITGAGKLPFKSIIHVAGISMWWRSSERSIRDSTRNAVALATEHNFESMAFPLIGAGTGGGSADDVLSMMQDELGNCDFDGLIRIVRFRR, from the coding sequence ATGCAGCTCCAAACCGTTGATGGCGATCTCCTCGACCAAGACGTCGACGTCATCGTGAACGCTTGGAACCGCAACATCATTCCATGGTGGCTGCTTCTGCCGCAGGGTGTCTCCGGTGCCATCAAGAAGCGCGGCGGTTACGCTCCGTTCCGCGAACTGGGCAAACTCGGCCCAATTCCGCTCGGCGGCGCGGTCATCACTGGCGCTGGCAAGCTCCCCTTCAAATCCATCATCCACGTTGCTGGCATCAGCATGTGGTGGCGTTCCTCAGAACGGTCGATACGTGATTCAACACGTAATGCCGTCGCCCTTGCTACTGAACACAACTTTGAATCTATGGCATTTCCGCTGATTGGGGCCGGTACTGGCGGCGGTTCCGCTGATGACGTTCTCTCGATGATGCAAGACGAACTCGGTAATTGTGACTTTGACGGACTCATCCGCATCGTGCGATTCCGACGCTAG
- a CDS encoding DUF7660 family protein yields the protein MFKLEWHRNGGVVKTFRCAALLEKIVMDAQPVDSRDALIRHIHSMVADYDQCENRDVETFLNAMAAWLNDCGGYYRNTGQTVNIDEPNWQLVADALSAATVYD from the coding sequence TTGTTCAAACTTGAATGGCATCGCAACGGCGGTGTCGTAAAAACCTTCCGTTGTGCGGCCCTACTCGAAAAGATCGTCATGGATGCCCAGCCCGTAGACTCTCGCGACGCGCTAATCCGCCATATCCACTCGATGGTTGCCGACTACGACCAATGCGAAAACCGCGACGTAGAGACCTTCTTGAACGCGATGGCTGCATGGCTCAACGATTGCGGCGGCTACTATCGCAACACCGGGCAAACGGTAAACATTGACGAACCGAACTGGCAACTTGTTGCCGATGCGCTGTCGGCTGCGACGGTCTATGACTGA
- a CDS encoding DUF2262 domain-containing protein codes for MDTIEHPTLGTLEFDASLNWYTNNIVVQGEPAAFRLSLDECDDTTTLLSNGADVASGISATALSAADYAAHTLLDDINNHWLRDGELRLSHEQLVAMLLLESVVVYPDGGSEWLFVDRTAELLVGHCVIATLEPDGTFSDASING; via the coding sequence ATGGACACAATTGAACATCCAACACTGGGCACGCTTGAATTTGACGCGAGCTTGAATTGGTACACCAACAACATCGTCGTCCAAGGTGAACCCGCGGCCTTCCGCTTGTCGCTCGACGAGTGCGACGACACGACAACACTGCTTTCCAATGGTGCGGATGTCGCGTCTGGCATTTCCGCCACCGCTCTTTCTGCTGCGGACTACGCAGCACACACCCTTCTCGACGACATCAACAACCATTGGTTACGCGATGGGGAATTACGACTTTCGCACGAACAACTTGTTGCGATGCTTCTGCTGGAATCGGTAGTGGTCTATCCTGACGGTGGTTCCGAGTGGCTGTTTGTTGATCGAACTGCGGAATTGCTTGTCGGGCATTGCGTCATCGCAACCTTGGAGCCTGACGGAACGTTTTCTGACGCAAGCATCAATGGCTAG